In Candidatus Margulisiibacteriota bacterium, the genomic window CTCGGTTCGGTGTTTAAATTAATATTGGGTTGATGATTAAATAATGAATGATAACCAAGAACATTTGACAAGTGAGCCAGAAGAGAACGCGGCCCCAGCACCGGAAGAAGTAAAACCGGCGCCGGCTGGCGATAAAAAGTGGTATGTGATCCAAACCTTGACCGGCCAGGAAGACCGGGCCAAGCTGGCAATTGAACAGGCGATCGAATCCGAAGGTTTAAAAGATAAGATTATTCAGGTCCTGGTCCCGATTGAGGAAACAATAGAGATCAAAGGCGGCAAGCGCTATGAACGCATCCGCAAGATGTTCCCCGGTTACGTTTTCCTCGAGATGATCCTGGACGAAGAAACCTGGTACGTGATCCGGCAGACGACCGGCGTCGCCAGATTTATTGGGACTAAAACGCAGCCAACCCCGGTATCCGACCGGGAAATGGCCCGGGTCTTGAAACAGCTTGGTAAAGAAGAAAAACTGGAAGTCTTTTTTGAGAAGGGTGAGGCGGTCAGGATCATTTTTGGTCCGTTCCGCGGCTACACCGGCAATGTCGATGAGATCAATCCGGAAAAAGGGAAGCTCAAAGTCCTGATCAATATTTTTGGTCGGGACACGCCGGTCGAGGTCAATTTTGAGCACGCCCAAAAATTAGTCTGAAGGGAAGGCCATGGCAGCTAAAAAAGAACTTTTAACTAAAGTAAAATTGCAGATCAAAGCGGGAGCCGCTAATCCCGCCCCTCCGATCGGTCCCGCGCTCGGCCAGCACGGCCTCAACATCATGGAATTCTGTAAACAATATAATGCCGCGACCAAAGATAAAGGGGATATGGTCATCCCGGTCGAGATCTCGATCTTCAAGGACCGCTCCTTTACCTTTATATTAAAGACCCCGCCTGTGGCCGACCTTTTAAGAAAAGCGGCGGGCGTGGAAAAAGGGTCCGGCGTTCCCAACAAGAACAAAGTAGGCGCCGTCTCCAAAGCCAAGGTCAAGGAAATTGCCGAACTTAAATTGCCCGACCTCAATGCCAACGACGTCGAAGCCGGGATGAAAATTGTTGAAGGGACCGCCCGGAGCATGGGGATAAACGTACAATGAGCGGAAAAAAATTCAACGAAAAGAACAAACTGGTCAATAGCGACAAAAAATATACCCTCCAGGAAGCGGTTGCCATGTTAAAGCAGACTGCCTGGGCCAAGTTTGACGAAACAGTCGACCTGGCGATCAAGCTTGGGGTCAACACCACCAAGAACCCCTCGATCCGCGGCGCTGTTTCCCTCCCTTCCGGGAGCGGCAAAAGCAAAAAGATCGCGGTCATTACCAGCCCTGCCGGCGTCAAAGAGGCCGAAAAAGCCGGCGCGGCCGTAGCCGGTTCGGAAGACCTGGTAGAAAAGATCAAGGGGGGCTTCCTCGATTTTGATATTCTGATCGCTTCACCAGATATGATGGTCTCGGTCGGCAAGCTTGGAAAAATGCTGGGCCCCAAAGGGCTGATGCCTAACCCCAAGACCGGCACTGTCACAGAGGATGTGGCTAAGGCGGTCGCGGAATTCAAAGGGGGGAAAGTTGAGTTCAAGATGGACAAAGGCGGCGCGGTCCATATGGTTATCGGGAAAGTTTCATTCGCGCCTGAAGCGCTGATCAAGAATTTTAAGACCTCGCTGGAAGCGATCAACCGCCAAAAACCTTCCGGGCTTAAAGGTGTATACATCAAATCTATCACCCTTTCCTCGACGATGGGGCCGGGGATCAAGCTGGACACGCGTAAAACTTTGGAAGAGGTTGAATAATGAGCGAAAAAGCGATCGCGCGGAAAAAAATTGTTGTCGATGACCTGAAGGACCGGATCTCCAGATCCAGCTTGCTGGTGATCACCGATTATGTTGGCTTTACCGTCAAGGATCTGACCGGTTTGCGCAAGAAACTCCGGCCCACCGGCGGCGAGCTGAAGATCATCAAGAACACCCTGATCCACCGGGCGGCGAGCGAATGCGGCTATGATGGGCTGGAAGACAAGCTCAAAGGTTCTACCGCTTTGCTTCTGGGCTACGACGATCCTGTCGCCCCGCTCAAGGTCATGGTTGAATACTTTAAAGAGATCGAAAAAGGGGCGATGCGCGCCGGGATCGTCAGCAAATCTGTTTTTGACGAAAAGCAGCTCAAAGAAATATCCAAGCTGCCGCCGCGCGATATTCTGCTCGGTAAAGTTGTCGGCGGCCTCCAGGCGCCGATCTCCGGTTTGGTTAACGTCTTGCAAGGTCCGATCAGGAAACTGGTCTACGCCCTGCAAGCGATCAAAGACAAGAAAGGAGGGGAATAAGAAATGTCAAAAGTACAGGAATTGATCACGTCAGTTGAGTCGATGACCGTTCTCGAACTGTCCGAGCTGGTGAAAGCCCTTGAAGAAAAGTTCGGGGTAACCGCCGCCGCTCCGATGATGATGGGGGGTGGGATGATGCCGGGTGCCGGCGCCGCCGCTGAAGCTCCGAAAGATGAGTTCGACGTCGTGCTTACCGCTGCCGGAGACAAGAAGATCCAGGTGCTCAAGGTTCTCCGCGAGCTGACCGGTCTTGGTCTCAAGGAAGCAAAAGATCTCGTTGACGGCGCGCCCAAGACCGTCAAAGAGAAAATAAAGAAAGAAGAAGCTGAAGAGATTAAAAAGAAACTCGAAGCTGAAGGGGCAAAGGTAGAGATCAAATAATGACTGGTAGAAGGAAATTTTTTCAAACACGAAGCAGAAAGGTCATTGAGCCGCCGGATCTTTTGGAACTGCAGAAGGATTCTTTCAAGTGGTTCCTGGAAGAAGGGCTGCCGGAAGAATTAAGGCTGGTCTCTCCCATCAAAGGTTATCAGGGGGGATTGGAGCTTTCGTTCACCGGTAAGTGCAGCTACGGCAAGCCAAAATACCCGACTGAAGAGTGTTTGATCCGGGAAACGACTTATTCCGTGCCAATGAAGGTTGAAGCTCGTTTGCTCAACAAGGAGACAAAGGAGATCAAGTCGCAGGAAGTGTTCATCGGCGACCTGCCGATGATGACCGATCGCGGCACTTTCATTATTAATGGGGCGGAACGGGTCATTGTTTCCCAGCTGGTCCGTTCTCCCGGCGTTTATTTCCGCGAATCAAAGCGGAACGAGCGGACCGGGAAGGTCATTTTCTACGCGATGGTCGTTCCCGACCGCGGTGCCTGGCTGGAGATCGAAACGGACGCTTCCAATTCGCTCTCGGTTAGGATTAACCGTGCCCGCAAGATCCCGATAACCATGTTCCTGTCAGCGATCGGCGCGACCGAAGAAGAGGTCCTCAAAGCTTTACCGGAAGGGGAGCATCGGCGCAAATCCCTTAAGGATTGCCCGATCCTGCCGCGCGATGAAGCGCTGATCGAGATCTACAAACGGCTCCGCCCGGGAGATCCGGTAACCCAGGAAGGGGCTCAGGTTTATCTGAACAATCTTTTCTTCAACGCCAGACGCTATGACCTGGGGAAGGTCGGCCGCTACAAGCTGAACCGCCGCCTCACCGTCAAGATCGAAGAAGACAAGACCATGCTGACCAAGATCGACATTTTGGCCATGGTCGAAAATCTGGTAAGCATTAACAATGGCGACGGTATGCCTGACGATATCGACCACCTTGGCAACCGCCGCATCCGCGCCGTCGGAGAGCTTTTGCAGCGCCAGATCCGGGTCGGTTTTGCCCGGGTTGAAAAGCTGGTCAAAGAGCAGATGATGATCAAAGGAGCGGAGCCGCTGACCCCGGGACAACTGGTCAATGTCCGGCCGCTGCAAGCGGTGATCAAAGAATTTTTCGGCTCCAGTCAGTTGTCGCAATTCATGGACCAGACCAATCCTTTGGCCGAATTGACCCACAAGCGGCGTTTGTCGGCCCTTGGCCCCGGCGGTTTAAGCCGGGAGCGGGCGGGCTTTGAGGTCCGCGACATCCATCCGTCCCACTATGGCCGCATTTGTCCGATCGAAACACCGGAAGGTCCGAACGCCGGTCTGATCGGCTCCCTCTCGACCTACGCGAGGGTCAACAAATACGGTTTTATCGAATCCCCTTACCGCAAGGTGGAAAAAGGGCGGATCACCAATAAAGTAGAATACCAAACCGCTGACGTCAGCGACTTTTTCAGGATCGCTTCGTTCGACGTCAAGCTGGACGACGACGGCAAGATCACCGACAAGAATTGCACCGTCAGCTATAAACGCAAATTTATTCTGGCGACCCCGGACGAGATCGACTACATGGCGGTCGCCCCGGAGCAGATCATCGGCGTGACCACCGCCATGATCCCCTTTGTTGAACACGACGACGCCAACCGCGCTTTGATGGGGGCCAACATGCAGCGCCAATCGGTGCCGCTCCTTTCCCCGGAAGCCCCAATCGTTGGGACCGGCTGGGAAGCTCGGGTCGCCAAAGATTCCCGTTCGCTGGTTACCGCCAAGAACCCGGGCAAAGTTATCAGGGTTGATGCCAATGAAGTGGTTATCCAGCGCGACAACAAAACCAAAGATACTTACAAGCTGACCAGCTTTGGCCGGAGCAACCAGGATACCCTGGTCCACCAGCGGCCGCGCGTCAAACTTGGCCAGTCGGTCAAAGTTGGCGAACCGGTCGCCGACAGCTCCGCGACCAAAGACGGCGAACTGGCGCTGGGCAAAAATTGCCTGGTCGCCCTGATGCCGTTCGAAGGTTTCAACTATGAAGACGCGATCATTCTCTCCGAACGCCTGGTCAAAAAAGATGTTTTCACTACCGTCCATATCCAGCGGCTGGAAGTCGAGGTCCGTGCCACCAAGCTGGGAATGGAAGAGATCACCCGCGAGATCCCCAATGTCGGCGAAGAAGCGATCGCCAATCTCGACGACCGCGGAGTGATCGTCGCCGGCTCCGAAGTTGAACCGGGCGATGTCCTGGTTGGCAAGGTTACTCCAAAGGGAGAAACCGAACTGCCGGCCGAAGAAAAGCTCCTTCGCGCCATTTTTGGCGATAAGGCCCGCGATATGCGCGACACCTCGCTCCGCGTTCCGCCCGGAGAGACCGGAAAAGTTATCGCGGTCCGCTCTTTTTCCCGCGAGAACGGGGATGAGCTGCCGCCGGGAGTGCATGAACTGGTCAGGGTTTATATCGCTCAATTGCGCAAGATCAGTGTCGGTGACAAGATCGCCGGACGGCACGGGAACAAAGGGGTTGTCGCCAAGGTCCTGCCGGAAGAAGATATGCCTTACCTGCCGGATGGTACCCCGGTTGATGTTATTTTAAACCCGTTGGGCGTTCCTTCCCGTATGAATATCGGCCAGATCTTTGAATTGATGCTTGGCCAGGCCGGCTGGTCGCTTGGCCGGAAATACGAAATGCCCCCGTTTGACGAAGCGTTTGAAGAGAACGCTTCGCTCAACACGATCGAGAACGAACTGCAGGAAGCTTCGACCCGCAAAGATTTTCCGTGGGTCAACAAGAGCGGAAAAGTCGATCTGATCGACGCCCGCACCGGCCGGCCGTTTGGCCGCAAGGTCGCGGTCGGCAAGATGTACCTGATGAAGCTGATCCACTTAGTTGACGACAAGATGCACGCCCGCTCGACCGGCCCTTATTCGCTTATCACCCAGCAGCCGCTGGGGGGTAAAGCCCAGTTCGGCGGACAGCGCTTCGGAGAAATGGAGGTCTGGGCCCTTTACGCCTACGGCGCCGCCCACACGTTGCAGGAGATCCTGACGATCAAATCCGACGACGTGGTTGGCCGCTCCCGCGCCTATGAAGCGATCCTCAAAGGTAAATCAATGAGCAAACCAGGCATGCCGGAGTCGTTCAAAGTCCTGCTCAAGGAATTGCGCGGATTGGCTCTCGACATGAAGACCGTCACCCGTGAAGGCAAAGAGATAAACATTGACGAAGATACCAGATCAGCGCGCGAGCGAACGCCGCAGATCTTTGGCCGATCACGGTCATCAGGAGGAGAGAAACTTGCCGATTAGAAAACCGGAAGATAAAGAATTTGATTTCATTAAGATCGGTCTGGCTTCGCCGGAACAGATCCTCTCCTGGTCGCACGGGGAAGTAGAAAAGCCGGAAACTATCAACTACCGGACCTTTAAGCCTGAACGCCGCGGCCTGTTCTGCGAAAAGATCTTCGGGCCGGCCAAAGATTGGGAATGCCACTGCGGCAAGTACCGCCGGGTCCGCTATCGCGGGATCGTTTGCGAACGCTGCGGAGTGGAAGTCACGACCTCGCGCGTCAGACGCGAGCGGATGGGGCATATCAAGCTGGTGGAACCGGTCGCCCACATCTGGTTTTTGCGCGGGATCCCGAGCTACATCAGCCTCCTGCTTGACATCTCGACCCGGGCTCTGGAAGAAGTTATTTATTATGACGCGTTCATCATTACCGAAGTTGAAGACGACGTTAAAGGACTTAGGGTCGGCACCGTTCTTCGGGAGGCCGACTACCAGGAAGCGACCGAAAAATACGGCGACAGCCTGAAGGCCGAGACCGGCGCCCGGGCGATCAAAGAGCTTTTAAGCCGGATCGACATGGGGGTCCTGGTCGCCAAACTGCGCCGCGAGCTCAAGGGGGCGGTCGGCCAGAAGCGGATGAAGATCATCAAACGGCTCCGCATTGCCGAAGCTTTCCTGAAATCGAACAATCGCCCCGACTGGATGATCATGACCAACGTCCCAGTCATCCCGCCCGACCTGCGCCCCATGGTCCAGCTCGAGGGGGGCCGTTTTGCCACCTCAGACCTGAACGATCTTTACCGCCGGGTCCTTAACCGGAACAACCGCTTAAAGAAGATGATCAACATGGGGGCCCCGGAGATGATCATCCGGAACGAAAAGCGGATGCTCCAGGAAGCGGTTGACGTCCTGATCGATAACGGCCGCCGCAAACGGGCGGTCACCGGCTCTACCGGCCGGCCTCTTAAATCCCTGACTGACGGGATCGAAGGGAAACAAGGGCGCTTCCGGCAGAACCTGCTCGGCAAACGGACCGACTACTCCGGCCGATCGGTAATTGTCGTCGGCCCAAGCCTGAAGCTGCATCAGTGCGGTCTTCCCAAAGAGATGGCGCTGGAGCTGTTCAAGCCTTTTGTGATCCGCAAGCTGGTTGAGCGGGGGATCTCCCAGAACGTTAAATCGGCCAAGCGCCTGATCGAACGCCAGGACGTTATTGTCTGGGACCTGCTCGAAGAGATCATCAAAGGGCATCCGGTCATGCTGAACCGCGCCCCAACTCTCCATCGTTTAAGCGTCCAGGCTTTTGAACCGATCCTGGTCGAGGGGAAAGCGATCCAGATCCATCCGCTCGTTTGCCCGGCTTTCAACGCCGACTTCGACGGCGATCAGATGGCGGTCCACGTGCCGCTCCTTCCCGAAGCCCAGGTCGAGTGCCGCATTTTGATGCTTTCATCCAACAATGTCATGTCGGCCGCTTCGGGCCGGCCGGTGATCACCCCGACCCAGGACATGGTTCTCGGGACATATTACCTGACCGTTGATAACGACAAAGAAACCCTTGGCAAAGATATTGTTTTTTCCGGTGATCGCGAAGCGATGGTCGCCAACGACCTGGACCAGGTCCATCTGCACGCCCCGATCAAGGTCCGGCGGCATGGCGAGATCGTCGAAACGACCGTCGGCCGGGTCAAGTTCAACTACACGCTGAACCGGGTCTTGCGCAACCGGGGAATTACCGCGGAATATCCTTATCTCAATAAAGTTCTGACCAAAAAAGAACTGGAAAAGCTGATCACCGACTGCTACTCCCGCTTCGGCTCCGCCGTTACCGCGGAGATCGCCGACGAGATCAAGCGGCTCGGTTTCAAGTACGCGACCCTGGCCGGCGTTTCCATTTCGACCGAGGATCTCAATGTTCCCAGGCGGAAGAAAGAGATCATTGAAAAAGCCAACTCGCAGGTGGAAAGCCTGGAGAACATGTTCCGCAACGGCCAGCTGACCGACAAGGAAAAATTCATCCGCTCGCTCGATATCTGGAGCAAAGTGACCGAAGAAGTGACCGAACTGATGCTGGCCGACCTGGACAAGCTCAACTCGGTCTACATGATGGCTTTCTCCGGCGCCCGCGGCAATGTCCAGCAGGTCCGCCAATTGGCCGGTATCCGCGGCTTGATGGCCGATCCGTTCGGCAACATTATTAACATTCCGATCAAATCTAACTTTAAAGAAGGGTTGAGCATTACCGAATACTTTATTTCATCGTACGGCGCGCGCAAAGGGCTGGTTGATACCGCTCTGCGCACAGCCGATTCCGGTTACCTGACCAGGCGTCTGGTCGACGTCGCTCAGGACGTTATCGTGACCGAGCCGGATTGCGGGACCAAGGACGGCATCGAGCTGATCGCGATCCGCGAAGGCTACGAGATCGTTGTTCCCATCTCTCAGCGTCTTGTTCATCGGACCCCGACCAAAAATGTCGTCGACCCGCTCTCCAGCAAGGTTTTGGCCAAAGCGGGAGAGATGATGGACGATGAGACCGCGGCCAGGATCGAAGCGGCCGGGGTAGAAAAAGTCGAAGTTCGCTCGGCGCTAACCTGCCATACCAAGAAAGGGCTCTGCCAGAAATGCTACGGGCTCGATCTTTCGACCATGAACCTGATCAACGTCGGCGAAGCGGTCGGGATCATTGCCGCTCAGTCGATCGGCGAACCGGGTACCCAGCTGACCATGAGAACCTTCCACATCGGCGGCGTCGCTCTCCATAAGACGACCAAGACCGCCATCAAGATCAAGCATACAGGAACGATCCATTTTGGCGAAGGGTTTGAGCTCCGGACCATTTTAGACGAGTTCGGGACCAAGCGGAAAATGGTGACCCGCAGCGCTTCCGCCTTCGTCAAGGTCAAGGATAAAAAAGAGGAATATCTCCTGCCGGTCGGTTCCATTTTGCTGGTCGCCGATGGGGATAAAGTCGAGGCGAACCAGACGGTCGCCGAATTTGACCCGTCTTATGAATATGTTATCGCCAGTACCCAGGGGAAGGCCAAGTACATCAACCTGGAAGTCTCCAGCAAACGCGGCGAAAGGACCAACAAGAAAGACGGCGAGATCTTTACTTATAATCCAAAGGTCAGCAAGGAATATGCCATTCCCAAAGATGCCCAACTGTTCGTCAATGTCGGCGACAAGGTCAAGATCGGCGACGAGATCGCGACCGGAGTGGTCTGCAAGATGAACGGGGTGGTTTTGGAAGCCAAAAAAGACTATGCCATTGTTGCTCCCGGCGAGCTTTACCTGATCATTGCCGGGTCGAATGTCTACATTGAAGACGGGGACGCCGTTGAAAGCCACGACGTTATTGCCAAGGTCGAAGCGATCCGCCGCGACCCGAGCAAAACGCGCGATATTATTCAGGGCCTTCCCCGGGTTGAAGAATTATTTGAAGGCCGCCGGCCCAAAGACCCGGCGATCCTTTCCGAGATCGAAGGGATCGTTGAGATCTCTGAAAAAGAAGGGGCCAGATCGGTCAGGGTCCGCGACAAAGAAGAAGCCCGCGAATATTTTGTCCCTTACGAGACCCGCTTGCGCGTGGCGACCGGCGACAAGGTCCATGTCGGGATGCAGCTGACCGAAGGGACGGTCAACCCGCACGATGTCTTGAGCATCCTTGGTTCCCGCGCCGCCCAGAGCTTTATGGTCGCGGAGATCCAGAAGATCTATCGCTCCCAGGGAGTGACGATCTCTGACAAGCATATCGAGGTTATCGTCCGCCAGATGACCAAGAAGGTCCGTGTTGTCCAGTCCGGGGATACCACCCTTCTTCCCGGCGAGCTGATCGACAACAAGACCCTGGGGACCATCAACGATGGGTCCAAGGGTGAAAAGGCCGAGGCCAACGAGGTCTTGCTCGGCATTACCAAAGCGTCGCTTTCGACCGAAAGCTTTATTTCTGCCGCTTCATTCCAGGAGACCGCCAGGGTCTTGACCGAAGCGGCGGTCCAGGGAAAAACCGACGAGATGTACGGTCTCAAGGAGAACGTGATCATCGGCAAGTTGATCCCGGCGGGGACCGGTTTCGAAGATTACCGATATATCGAATTAGTTCCGACGGCCGGGACCGTTTCCGAGCTCGAGGAAGAAGTTAAGCAGGAGGAGGAATAATGCCGACAATCAATCAATTGATCAGAAAAGGGAGGGGCTCTAAGAAAACCAGGAGCAAGGCTCCGGCGCTCAAGTGTTGCCCTTTAAAACGCGGTGTTTGCACCAGGGTCTATACCACTACCCCCAAAAAGCCCAACTCGGCGCTGCGCAAAGTCGCGCGCGTCAAGCTGGCCGGCGGAATAGAGGTCAGCGCTTACATTCCGGGCATTGGCCACAATCTTCAGGAACACTCGGTCGTTTTGGTCCGCGGCGGCCGTGTTAAAGACCTGCCCGGTGTCAGATATCACATTGTGCGCGGCGCGTATGATACCGCCGGCGTGGAGAAACGGAATCAGAGCCGTTCCAAGTATGGAGCGAAACGGCCGAAGGGGGGTAGCGCCAGTGCCTAGGTATGGAAGGGTCCCCAAACGTAAAATTGTTCCGGATCCAATTTACAGCAGTGCCATGGTCCAGCGTTTTATCAACAAGATGATCCAGGACGGGAAGAAGAGCAAAGTCGAAAAGATCTTCTACGACGCCATGGAAATTGTCGAAGGTAAATTGAAAAAGCCGGCGCTGGAGATCTTTACCAAATCGATCGAGAACCTGACCCCGTTGCTTGAGGTCAAGCCCCGGCGTGTCGGCGGAGCGACTTACCAGATCCCGGTCGAGGTTTCCAAGCTGCGCGGCGAAGCGCTGGCCATGCAATGGCTGCGCGAATCGGCCCGGGAGCGGAGCGGCCGCTCGATGGCGGAAAACCTGTCCGGTGAAATGATCGATGCTTACAACGGCGGCGGCAACGCGATGAAAAACAGGGAAACGCTGCATAAGACGGCCGAAGCTAATAAAGCTTTCGCGCACTTCAGGTGGTAAAAGAAAATGCCTAGAGAATGTCCGATAGAAAAATATAGAAATATGGGATTCGCGGCTCACATTGACGCCGGGAAGACCACGACCACGGAGCGGGTGTTGTTTTACAGCGGCCGGCTCCACCGGATCGGCAATGTTGATGACGGTAATACCGCCATGGACTGGATGGTCCAGGAAAAAGAGCGCGGCATTACCATTACTTCGGCCGCGACCACGACCTTCTGGCGCGACCATCGGATCAATATTATCGATACCCCGGGACACGTTGATTTTACCGTCGAAGTAGAGCGCTCCATGCGCGTTCTCGACGGAGTGGTGGTTATTTTCTGCGCCGTTGGCGGGGTTCAGCCGCAGTCGGAGACCGTCTGGCGGCAGGCAATGCGCTACAAGGTTCCCCGGATGGCGTTTGTCAATAAAATGGACCGGCTTGGGGCCGATTTTTACCGGGTGGTTGGTCAGATCAAGGACCGTCTGCTGGTCAGGCCGGTGGTGATGCAGCTGCCGATCGGCGCCGAGGAGAATTTTAAAGGTGTGGTTGACCTGGTTGAGATGGAAGCGGTTATTTACGACGATGAGCAGGGGATGAAGTTCCATAAGGAGCCGATCCCCGCTGATCTGGCGGACAAAGCCAAACAATACCATGACCAGTTGGTTGAAGCGGCGGCTGAAGCCGACGACGCGACCCTGGAAAGATATTTGTCCGGTACCCCGTTAACCAAAGAAGAGGTCAAAGCGGGGATCCGGAAGCTCACCGTCGACGCCGCCATCGTGCCGGTCTTCTGCGGCTCTTCTTTTAAGAACAAAGGGGTTCAGCCCCTGCTTGACGGGATCGTCGACTACCTGCCGTCGCCTCTGGACAAGAAAGCGGTGGTCGGGACCGATCCGAAAAACGGGGAAGAGATCACCCGCGAACCAAGCGACGAAGCGCCGTTCTCGGCGTTAGCCTTCAAGATCGCGACCGATCCATTTGTCGGCCGGTTGACCTTTTTCCGGGTCTACTCGGGGGTCTTGAGCACCGGTT contains:
- the rpsG gene encoding 30S ribosomal protein S7 — protein: MPRYGRVPKRKIVPDPIYSSAMVQRFINKMIQDGKKSKVEKIFYDAMEIVEGKLKKPALEIFTKSIENLTPLLEVKPRRVGGATYQIPVEVSKLRGEALAMQWLRESARERSGRSMAENLSGEMIDAYNGGGNAMKNRETLHKTAEANKAFAHFRW